One window of Nostoc sp. C052 genomic DNA carries:
- a CDS encoding DUF928 domain-containing protein codes for MTTVPAFAQFKPRDRKPASGHSRAGGSRGCSNNGDIPLTQLAPQTFIGKTASTRPMLAWYMSSSQNVRFRLAEFDSGDNPKQIGKVKEISTIVGINKLELPHDYPELTVGKTYLWQIAIDCENDTIVRRVEFTVINPQSLAKKQFTSIPESVNYYAENDLWYEALAEALKGTDNGKLGQTGATLVKNLAESEILIGNDVEQKNTQQRIEYLQKIASDR; via the coding sequence ATGACTACAGTCCCAGCATTTGCCCAGTTTAAACCACGCGATCGCAAACCAGCTAGCGGACATTCCCGTGCAGGTGGTTCTCGTGGGTGTTCAAATAACGGCGATATCCCTCTAACACAGCTTGCACCTCAGACATTTATTGGTAAAACCGCTTCCACCCGCCCAATGTTAGCTTGGTATATGTCAAGTTCCCAAAATGTGCGATTCCGATTGGCTGAATTTGATTCAGGCGACAACCCTAAACAAATTGGCAAAGTTAAAGAAATATCCACAATCGTCGGGATTAACAAGCTAGAACTTCCCCACGATTACCCCGAACTCACAGTAGGTAAAACATATTTATGGCAAATAGCAATTGACTGCGAAAACGACACAATTGTTAGACGTGTAGAATTTACCGTCATCAATCCTCAATCACTTGCTAAGAAACAATTTACTAGCATTCCCGAAAGCGTAAATTATTATGCTGAAAACGATCTGTGGTATGAAGCACTGGCAGAAGCATTGAAAGGAACTGATAATGGTAAACTAGGGCAGACTGGGGCAACTTTAGTTAAAAACCTTGCAGAGTCCGAAATATTGATAGGTAACGATGTAGAACAAAAAAATACTCAACAACGTATCGAATACCTCCAGAAAATTGCTAGCGATCGCTAA
- a CDS encoding CHASE2 domain-containing protein translates to MRRRIWNRIYQEFGLWSLAAPPGIVVLILVILIRMVGGMQSLEWMFLDTMLRLRPVEKLDERVVIVGIDEKDIEWVKQYPIPDQKIAELLTKLETYKPLAIGLDIFKNVPVEPGGKQLAQILRTNSNIIGIEKVLQPGQISPPQNLPPERVGFVDLPNDEDSKNRRYLLYTPNPQNINEDKYSLALQLVIKYFKARGIEVQTGKNDPNTIRFSEIELPRINRNFGGYVNVDDGGVSILMNFRNQKQPFNVVSLRDILNGQVNAELLRDRIVLVGNRNMSAGDIFYTSALPNLKLSGQIYGIDYHAHVISQILSSVIDGRTMLHSWGEFGEYTWIFLWGFLPIFIGRLTQSVWRNLLSVGVAVFCLFVCGYVMLWVWGVWIPVAPSFLILAVNGVGLSAFAFYQHDRFLRSQINERQNTIQNTFTVIHNGPLQTLAYGLKHLRAKDVPYEELVGQFEKLDREIREIGEFLKLEALTTEESLRLGSGLILELNRPLHDLLYEVYSSTLERQDFEHFKTLKVKIRNFDPIDDKYLTIEDKRGICLFLEEALCNVGKHAEGVKRIQASGVYSENKYKLWVKDNGSGMKSKLESKGTKYFKIVAKQLGGEFRRESVSPRGTICEISWKPMK, encoded by the coding sequence ATGAGAAGGAGAATCTGGAATCGCATTTACCAAGAATTTGGGTTGTGGTCTCTTGCTGCACCCCCAGGCATAGTAGTATTGATTTTGGTGATCTTAATACGTATGGTTGGAGGAATGCAATCTCTAGAATGGATGTTTCTAGATACCATGTTACGTCTGCGTCCAGTAGAAAAACTTGATGAACGTGTAGTAATTGTAGGTATTGACGAAAAAGATATTGAATGGGTTAAGCAATATCCAATTCCAGATCAGAAGATTGCAGAGTTACTGACCAAGTTGGAAACTTATAAACCGCTAGCTATTGGGCTGGATATCTTCAAAAATGTGCCTGTAGAACCTGGTGGCAAACAACTAGCGCAGATATTACGAACAAATTCTAATATTATTGGCATTGAAAAAGTTTTACAACCCGGACAAATCTCACCACCCCAGAATTTACCACCTGAAAGGGTTGGATTTGTCGATTTACCTAATGATGAGGATAGCAAAAATCGACGCTATTTGTTATATACGCCAAATCCTCAGAATATAAATGAAGATAAATATTCCTTAGCATTACAGTTAGTTATTAAGTATTTCAAGGCGAGAGGAATTGAGGTGCAAACGGGAAAAAATGATCCGAATACAATCAGATTCAGTGAGATTGAATTACCTCGAATTAACCGTAATTTTGGCGGATATGTCAATGTTGATGATGGAGGAGTGTCAATTTTAATGAACTTCCGCAACCAGAAGCAACCTTTTAATGTTGTGTCGCTACGCGATATTCTTAATGGTCAAGTTAATGCCGAATTATTGCGCGATCGCATTGTCTTAGTTGGCAACCGCAATATGAGCGCAGGCGATATTTTTTATACATCTGCTTTGCCTAATTTAAAATTAAGCGGTCAAATTTATGGCATTGACTATCACGCTCATGTTATTAGTCAAATTCTAAGTAGTGTAATAGATGGCCGAACAATGTTGCATAGTTGGGGAGAGTTCGGAGAGTATACATGGATATTTCTTTGGGGTTTTTTGCCGATCTTTATCGGACGGCTTACGCAATCTGTTTGGAGAAATTTACTGAGTGTGGGTGTAGCAGTATTTTGTCTGTTTGTCTGCGGGTATGTGATGCTGTGGGTGTGGGGTGTATGGATTCCTGTAGCACCTAGTTTTCTGATATTAGCCGTCAATGGAGTAGGTTTGAGTGCTTTTGCGTTTTACCAGCATGATAGATTTTTGCGATCGCAAATTAACGAACGTCAAAACACCATTCAAAACACTTTTACCGTTATTCATAATGGGCCTTTACAAACCCTTGCCTATGGATTAAAGCATCTGCGTGCTAAAGATGTCCCTTACGAAGAACTAGTTGGGCAATTTGAAAAACTCGATCGAGAAATTCGGGAAATTGGTGAATTTCTCAAACTAGAAGCATTAACCACAGAAGAAAGCTTGCGTTTAGGTAGCGGATTAATACTCGAATTGAACAGACCGCTACATGATTTATTATATGAAGTTTATTCTAGTACATTAGAACGTCAAGATTTTGAACATTTTAAAACTTTAAAAGTAAAAATCCGCAATTTTGACCCAATTGATGATAAGTATTTAACTATAGAAGATAAGCGGGGAATATGTCTGTTTTTAGAAGAAGCTTTATGTAATGTTGGTAAACACGCCGAAGGAGTTAAGCGCATTCAAGCATCAGGTGTTTATAGTGAAAATAAATACAAATTGTGGGTCAAAGATAACGGTTCAGGAATGAAATCAAAGTTAGAAAGCAAAGGTACAAAATATTTCAAAATAGTTGCTAAACAATTAGGAGGAGAGTTTCGACGCGAATCAGTTTCTCCTCGCGGGACTATATGTGAAATTAGTTGGAAACCTATGAAATAA
- a CDS encoding CHASE2 domain-containing serine/threonine-protein kinase: MVVNFKSLLRQPVILSSAIATILLVGIQKLGVFEPLEMKVYDEMMQLRADPGPDSRLLIVALTEKDIQKWNWPLSSELLDRLLGKLEEYQPRAIGLDIFRDLPVQPGHEKLLQRLQQSDIIIPICKHSGSNNPGIAPPKGVEAERVGFNDVVEDTDATIRRNLLLVSAEKSDSCQSTYSFSLQLALKYLEVGGIQLEFTPKKELRLRNTLFKPLQSSAGGYQKADTNGYQILLNYRSGHQVAQQVTITEVLANQVKPDLVKDRIILIGSTANSLNDIFNTPFASGKSDNSGKMAGIEIHAHSVSQILSAVLNKQPLFWFLPEWGKVLWIWGWTVVGGLLVWRIQHPLGLGLAAATALAVLFGANFVIFSQAGWFPVIPPALGLVFTAGSVLAYSSYQTKQEQKEITQRVQEHQQLIVELQGLLRQRGDASNEAPTVIADSIGQDIALGTLLNNRYQIIERLGSGGFSNTYVANDIQRPGNPQCVVKQLRPPRQDAEYLNVVRRLFDAEAEILETLGKHPQIPQLLAFFEENHQFSLVQEFVRGHAMDKELSSGKRLKQAEVVEMLKEVLHVLVFVHSYGVIHRDIKPSNLIRRESDQHIVLIDFGAVKQIQPQQQEAQTISIGTPSYAPSEQMSGLPKLNSDIYALGIMGIQGLTGVDPREFRRDTNTGEIIIQSGTNANQQIWQHWRELTDATNELVMILNRMVHFDFTQRYQSAAEVLKTLESIE; this comes from the coding sequence ATGGTTGTAAATTTTAAAAGTTTACTTAGACAGCCAGTTATTCTTTCAAGTGCGATCGCTACAATTTTACTAGTAGGCATTCAAAAACTGGGGGTTTTCGAGCCTCTGGAAATGAAAGTCTACGACGAAATGATGCAATTACGTGCCGACCCCGGCCCAGACTCTCGTCTGTTGATTGTTGCTTTAACTGAAAAAGATATCCAAAAATGGAACTGGCCCTTATCTAGCGAACTTCTAGACCGACTGTTAGGCAAGCTTGAAGAATATCAACCGCGAGCCATTGGTCTAGATATTTTTCGTGACTTACCAGTACAGCCAGGTCATGAAAAACTACTGCAACGTCTACAACAGAGTGATATCATCATTCCTATTTGTAAACATTCTGGTTCTAACAATCCAGGAATCGCACCACCAAAAGGCGTGGAAGCAGAGCGAGTTGGATTTAATGATGTTGTAGAAGATACTGATGCTACAATTCGCCGCAACCTATTATTAGTAAGTGCAGAAAAGTCCGATTCTTGTCAAAGTACTTATTCTTTTAGCTTACAACTAGCACTCAAATATTTAGAAGTCGGAGGTATCCAGCTAGAATTTACCCCCAAAAAGGAACTACGACTACGTAATACTCTCTTTAAACCCCTGCAAAGTAGCGCTGGCGGTTATCAGAAAGCGGATACAAATGGCTACCAAATCCTGCTTAATTATCGTTCTGGTCATCAGGTCGCCCAGCAAGTAACTATTACAGAAGTACTTGCAAATCAAGTTAAACCAGATTTGGTAAAAGACCGTATTATTTTGATTGGTTCAACAGCTAATAGTTTAAATGATATTTTTAATACGCCCTTTGCTAGTGGTAAGTCAGATAATTCCGGCAAGATGGCAGGAATTGAAATTCATGCCCACAGCGTTAGTCAAATTCTCAGTGCTGTTCTTAACAAACAGCCTCTATTTTGGTTTTTGCCTGAGTGGGGTAAAGTTCTTTGGATATGGGGATGGACTGTAGTTGGTGGGTTGCTGGTATGGCGAATTCAACATCCACTAGGCTTAGGATTAGCAGCGGCAACAGCCCTTGCAGTCTTATTCGGAGCTAATTTTGTCATTTTTTCCCAAGCTGGATGGTTCCCAGTCATACCTCCAGCGTTGGGGTTAGTATTTACTGCCGGGAGTGTCCTTGCCTATAGTTCTTATCAAACCAAGCAAGAGCAAAAAGAAATTACCCAACGGGTTCAAGAACACCAACAATTAATTGTGGAATTGCAAGGTCTTTTACGGCAGCGCGGCGACGCCTCAAATGAAGCACCAACAGTAATTGCTGATTCCATCGGGCAAGACATTGCACTAGGCACGCTACTAAACAACCGTTATCAAATTATTGAACGCTTGGGTTCTGGAGGATTTAGCAACACTTATGTCGCTAACGATATCCAGCGTCCGGGGAATCCGCAGTGTGTAGTTAAACAGTTGCGACCTCCCCGCCAAGATGCAGAATATTTAAATGTTGTCAGACGCTTATTCGACGCTGAGGCAGAAATTTTAGAAACTTTAGGTAAGCACCCACAAATTCCCCAACTCTTAGCTTTTTTTGAAGAAAATCACCAATTTTCTCTAGTGCAAGAATTTGTTCGAGGGCACGCTATGGATAAAGAACTATCCTCTGGGAAGCGACTCAAACAAGCTGAAGTTGTGGAGATGCTCAAAGAAGTTTTACACGTGCTGGTTTTTGTTCACAGCTATGGCGTAATTCATCGAGATATTAAACCTAGTAACTTGATTAGGCGAGAATCAGATCAACATATTGTTTTAATCGATTTTGGTGCTGTTAAGCAGATTCAACCTCAGCAGCAAGAAGCTCAGACAATTTCAATTGGCACTCCTAGTTATGCACCTTCTGAACAAATGAGCGGGTTGCCAAAACTCAACAGCGATATTTATGCCTTGGGAATTATGGGAATACAAGGTTTAACTGGAGTAGATCCGAGAGAATTTCGTAGAGACACAAATACTGGTGAAATCATTATCCAAAGTGGAACTAATGCCAATCAACAGATTTGGCAACATTGGCGCGAACTAACTGACGCGACAAACGAGTTGGTTATGATTTTAAATAGAATGGTACATTTTGACTTTACTCAACGATATCAGTCAGCCGCAGAGGTGCTGAAAACTCTCGAAAGTATCGAGTAG
- a CDS encoding Hsp20/alpha crystallin family protein, with protein sequence MTLIRLNTSSQFDTVQHLINSLFQDTGVASGLFDRGLNNVPAAEIQETEDAIYLKLELPGLEAKDLDVQVTENAVHISGERKSETKTEEKGVIKSEFNYGKFQRIIPLSARIQNTKVTADYKDGILNLTLPKTEQEKNKVVKINLEQSAT encoded by the coding sequence ATGACACTAATTCGTTTAAATACTTCGAGTCAATTTGACACTGTACAACATCTAATTAATAGTTTATTTCAAGACACCGGAGTAGCATCTGGATTGTTTGATAGAGGCTTGAACAATGTTCCTGCTGCTGAAATACAAGAAACTGAAGATGCAATTTATCTGAAGCTAGAACTGCCAGGTTTGGAAGCTAAAGACCTAGATGTGCAAGTGACAGAAAATGCTGTTCACATTAGCGGTGAGCGGAAGTCTGAAACTAAAACTGAGGAAAAAGGCGTTATCAAAAGTGAGTTTAATTACGGTAAGTTTCAACGCATAATTCCTCTATCTGCTCGAATTCAAAATACTAAAGTTACGGCAGATTATAAAGATGGTATCTTGAATTTGACACTGCCTAAAACTGAGCAAGAAAAGAACAAAGTTGTCAAGATTAATTTGGAACAATCTGCTACCTAA
- a CDS encoding response regulator transcription factor yields the protein MVSISFKEHQVYGNLSVEKQLDILVVDDHQLILTGTLDVLSREYPKATIIKAQTGKETLSQLNFHQFHLIVMDLSIPDQQGETAEIDTGIKLLQILLQEYPHQNVMVQTSYVKALIRIKHEIDNHQGGFAIADKGLPEDEMLMRLNLALNGGTHTKDIKKSIELKPEWLEVLRLAFEESLTDKAIAEQMYKSERAVRTYWTKIQDVLGVYPEDCKQGGKNMRIQTEIRSREEGLID from the coding sequence ATGGTAAGCATAAGTTTCAAAGAACATCAAGTTTATGGAAATTTGTCAGTGGAAAAACAACTGGATATTCTTGTTGTCGATGACCATCAATTAATTTTAACTGGTACTCTTGATGTATTAAGTCGAGAGTATCCCAAAGCTACTATTATTAAGGCTCAAACTGGAAAAGAGACACTTTCTCAACTTAATTTTCACCAGTTTCACTTGATTGTGATGGATTTATCGATTCCCGATCAGCAAGGGGAGACAGCAGAAATTGATACCGGAATTAAGCTGTTGCAAATTTTGCTCCAAGAATATCCTCATCAGAATGTCATGGTGCAAACTAGTTATGTGAAAGCGTTAATTCGGATCAAACACGAGATTGATAATCATCAGGGTGGGTTTGCGATCGCAGATAAAGGATTACCTGAAGATGAAATGCTAATGCGGCTGAATTTGGCCCTTAATGGTGGAACTCACACGAAAGATATCAAAAAGAGTATAGAACTCAAACCAGAATGGTTGGAAGTATTGCGGTTGGCTTTTGAAGAGAGTTTGACAGATAAAGCGATCGCCGAGCAAATGTACAAATCAGAAAGAGCAGTACGTACTTACTGGACGAAAATTCAGGATGTTTTAGGAGTGTACCCTGAAGACTGCAAGCAAGGTGGTAAAAATATGCGAATCCAAACCGAAATTCGTTCCCGTGAAGAAGGTTTAATTGATTAA
- a CDS encoding DUF6398 domain-containing protein: MAKPLGEKVPKQMQGKFEEITHLTDAFCSQHLNAEYAEMSRQLAAALCRKRPSPLATGLAKSWACGIVHALGMVNFLYDSSQTPHIKASELYQIFGVAESTGQGKSKAIRDAMKMSYYDTTWCLPSRLDSHPTAWLISVNGLPIDARYTPREIQEEAFDRGLIPYLPPINDSEE, encoded by the coding sequence ATGGCCAAACCATTAGGCGAAAAAGTCCCCAAGCAGATGCAGGGGAAATTTGAGGAAATCACCCACCTCACCGATGCCTTTTGCTCTCAACATCTCAACGCCGAATATGCAGAGATGTCGCGGCAACTGGCAGCTGCTCTCTGCCGTAAGCGTCCCTCACCCCTAGCAACAGGACTTGCCAAGTCTTGGGCTTGTGGCATCGTCCACGCCCTCGGCATGGTTAACTTTCTCTACGACTCCTCCCAGACTCCCCATATTAAAGCTAGCGAACTCTACCAAATCTTTGGCGTAGCGGAGAGTACAGGACAAGGGAAATCCAAAGCAATTCGGGATGCGATGAAGATGAGCTACTATGACACTACTTGGTGTTTGCCCAGCCGACTGGATAGCCATCCAACTGCCTGGTTAATTTCTGTCAATGGATTACCTATAGATGCGCGTTACACTCCGCGCGAAATTCAGGAAGAAGCATTCGACAGGGGCTTAATTCCCTATTTACCACCGATAAACGATTCTGAAGAGTGA